In Risungbinella massiliensis, a single window of DNA contains:
- the pstA gene encoding phosphate ABC transporter permease PstA, giving the protein MKQQNSMLQRDKNVSSRKLLNGIGKICFVIATFFGVAVLAVLLTDIVKQGTPWLTADFFQNFASRLPERAGIKAAFYGSIWMILITAPLTFLIGVASAIFLEEYGGNSPFMKRINRFIQLNISNLAGVPSIVFGILGLTLFVRGLDLGKSVLAGSLTMTLLVLPIVIVSSREAISSVPQALRHASMAMGATRWQTIRNIVLPYAMPGILTGTILAISRAIGETAPLIMIGAVTFIAFTPGSILDEFTVMPIQIYSWLAQPKEEFAQLAAAGMMVLLALLLTLNGIAVYLRNKFQR; this is encoded by the coding sequence ATGAAGCAGCAAAATTCGATGCTACAACGAGACAAAAATGTTTCATCACGAAAGCTCCTAAACGGTATAGGAAAGATTTGCTTTGTAATCGCAACGTTTTTTGGAGTAGCAGTTTTGGCTGTACTCTTAACTGATATTGTGAAACAAGGAACTCCTTGGTTAACCGCAGACTTCTTTCAAAACTTTGCCTCACGTCTCCCAGAGAGAGCCGGGATCAAAGCTGCATTTTATGGTTCTATCTGGATGATTTTAATTACAGCCCCACTTACTTTTCTAATCGGAGTAGCTTCTGCTATTTTCCTTGAGGAATATGGTGGGAATAGCCCTTTTATGAAGAGAATTAATCGTTTTATACAATTAAACATTAGCAATTTAGCAGGAGTCCCTTCTATTGTCTTTGGGATTTTGGGACTTACTCTCTTTGTAAGAGGACTTGATTTAGGAAAAAGTGTTTTGGCTGGATCGCTTACCATGACGCTACTCGTTCTCCCTATTGTTATTGTTTCATCACGAGAAGCCATCTCTAGTGTTCCACAAGCTCTTCGCCATGCATCAATGGCAATGGGTGCTACTCGTTGGCAAACGATCCGTAATATCGTTCTACCATATGCAATGCCAGGTATTTTAACAGGAACGATCTTGGCTATTTCCCGGGCAATAGGTGAGACTGCTCCTCTTATTATGATTGGAGCGGTAACCTTTATTGCATTTACCCCTGGAAGTATCTTGGATGAATTTACAGTAATGCCAATCCAAATCTATAGCTGGTTAGCACAACCAAAAGAGGAATTCGCCCAATTAGCAGCTGCCGGTATGATGGTGCTTCTGGCTCTGCTCTTAACCTTAAATGGGATCGCAGTTTATCTACGTAATAAATTCCAACGATAG
- the pnpS gene encoding two-component system histidine kinase PnpS: protein MMSLRTRITSSFLILIGLSVLTTGIFVAFLLRSSYLDSLDHRLYREASLIAETVNWNERDLPAQAILYGQKLEADLIFLSTDGRVLGSYGEKAVIQSQRHRQEIAQALKGKTVSNMNDEELFTALPVIRNGQILGVIQLDIELDVISQSLQNVWISLGGGLIIAFILAAFASSRIASGVTQPLEEVTRVADDISRKRFHRRVYEDGDDEIAKLGKAINRMAYSLQFQVETIRRSERRLKSVIETMESGLILINTRGRVSLVNKAFERLFGVPSTDIVGLKIEEISYPTGLGEMLQRCSSEKVRFQEKLHLYYPEERVLDAHFAPMWVEADGVGVVVVFHDLTAIRRLEEMRRDFVANVSHEVKTPITSIRGFAETLLDGAHQDPATCREFLQIIHDESIRLQALVSDILDLSQIESKRLPMKFEMSNPSQIILSVLRTLEERLQQKDQQVHVELPSFLATIDPDRYRQIVLNLVSNAMTYTPAGGEVKVKLGKEEKRFFLQISDTGIGIPESDLPRIFERFYRVDKARSRNSGGTGLGLAIVKHLVEEHHGEIDVKSKVGEGTTFTIWFPLEQENEKPFG from the coding sequence ATGATGTCCCTTCGTACTAGAATAACTAGTAGTTTCCTTATTTTAATTGGTTTATCGGTCTTAACAACTGGTATCTTTGTCGCTTTTTTGCTACGTTCTTCCTATTTAGATTCCTTAGATCACCGTTTATATCGGGAAGCATCTCTCATTGCGGAAACCGTAAATTGGAATGAACGTGACCTACCAGCACAGGCTATTTTATATGGGCAAAAACTGGAAGCGGATTTGATCTTTTTATCAACTGATGGAAGAGTATTAGGTAGTTATGGGGAAAAAGCTGTTATCCAAAGTCAACGACATCGACAGGAAATTGCACAAGCACTAAAGGGAAAAACAGTCTCTAATATGAATGATGAAGAACTATTCACTGCTCTCCCAGTTATTCGGAATGGACAAATATTAGGTGTAATTCAATTAGACATAGAATTAGATGTAATTAGCCAATCTTTGCAGAATGTATGGATTTCTCTCGGAGGGGGGTTAATAATTGCATTTATCCTTGCCGCATTTGCTAGTTCTCGGATTGCAAGTGGAGTGACACAACCTTTAGAAGAAGTAACCAGAGTAGCAGATGATATCTCCCGCAAGCGATTCCATCGACGTGTCTATGAAGACGGCGATGATGAGATTGCCAAGTTAGGAAAAGCAATTAATCGGATGGCATATTCCTTGCAGTTTCAAGTGGAGACCATACGTCGAAGCGAACGAAGACTGAAGAGTGTTATCGAGACGATGGAGAGCGGTTTGATCTTGATTAACACAAGAGGACGAGTCAGCTTAGTAAATAAAGCTTTTGAGCGGTTATTTGGTGTTCCTTCTACCGATATTGTAGGACTGAAGATAGAAGAGATTTCCTATCCTACCGGACTTGGAGAGATGCTACAACGATGTTCTAGTGAGAAGGTACGCTTCCAAGAGAAGCTACATTTGTATTATCCAGAAGAACGAGTTCTAGATGCTCACTTTGCCCCAATGTGGGTAGAAGCGGATGGGGTTGGAGTAGTAGTAGTTTTTCACGATTTAACCGCCATTCGACGTTTAGAGGAGATGAGACGAGATTTTGTTGCAAATGTCTCCCATGAAGTAAAAACACCCATCACCTCTATTCGGGGATTTGCAGAGACATTGTTAGATGGCGCACATCAGGACCCAGCTACTTGTCGTGAGTTCTTACAAATCATCCATGATGAGAGTATTCGTCTTCAAGCACTCGTATCTGATATTTTGGATTTATCTCAGATTGAATCCAAACGATTACCGATGAAATTCGAGATGAGTAATCCATCACAAATCATCTTGTCCGTTTTACGAACTCTAGAAGAGCGACTTCAGCAGAAAGATCAGCAAGTTCATGTAGAACTACCTTCTTTTTTGGCAACAATCGATCCAGATCGTTATCGACAGATCGTCTTAAACTTAGTAAGTAATGCAATGACTTACACTCCAGCAGGGGGAGAGGTAAAAGTCAAATTAGGTAAAGAAGAAAAACGTTTCTTTTTACAAATTAGCGACACTGGAATTGGAATTCCAGAATCGGACCTTCCTCGAATATTTGAGCGGTTTTATCGCGTGGATAAGGCAAGATCCCGTAACTCTGGGGGGACTGGGTTAGGCCTAGCCATTGTGAAACACCTGGTAGAGGAGCATCATGGAGAGATTGATGTAAAAAGTAAGGTGGGAGAGGGAACAACCTTTACGATTTGGTTCCCATTAGAACAAGAGAACGAGAAACCTTTTGGATAA
- the mutM gene encoding DNA-formamidopyrimidine glycosylase has product MPELPEVETVRRTLEKLVVGKTIQRVTVSLPRIIQKTDTPSEFAEKLAGKTITSVGRRGKFLKINVPPYVIVSHLRMEGKYRVTPKEEVVPKHTHVIFHFTDGTELRYQDVRQFGTMQLFKSGEEDKHPPLKKLGPEPLTDDFTIDWLTKGLQKRKTKIKPLLLNQEFLVGLGNIYVDESLFQAKIHPERTVDTLTAKEIQSLHQSIRTTLQKAVQAGGASVRSYRNGEGDMGYFQLQIQVYGRKEEPCVVCGTPISRIVVGGRGTHFCGKCQVLNKN; this is encoded by the coding sequence ATGCCAGAATTACCTGAGGTGGAGACAGTTCGTCGCACCCTAGAAAAATTAGTGGTTGGGAAAACAATTCAGCGAGTTACCGTCTCGTTACCTCGCATTATTCAAAAAACCGATACTCCATCTGAATTCGCAGAAAAATTAGCCGGCAAGACGATTACGTCTGTAGGACGTCGAGGTAAATTTTTAAAAATCAATGTGCCACCTTATGTGATTGTTTCTCATCTGCGGATGGAAGGGAAATATCGGGTCACCCCAAAAGAGGAGGTTGTGCCCAAGCACACACATGTAATATTTCATTTTACTGATGGAACAGAGCTTCGTTATCAAGATGTTCGCCAATTTGGAACGATGCAATTGTTTAAAAGTGGGGAAGAAGACAAACATCCTCCGCTTAAAAAATTAGGTCCGGAGCCACTAACCGATGATTTCACAATTGATTGGTTGACAAAAGGTTTGCAAAAACGAAAGACGAAAATCAAGCCGCTCCTCTTAAATCAAGAATTTCTAGTTGGATTAGGGAATATTTATGTAGACGAGTCCCTGTTTCAAGCCAAAATCCATCCAGAACGTACGGTGGACACGCTAACGGCGAAAGAGATTCAATCCCTGCACCAAAGCATTCGCACTACTTTACAAAAAGCAGTCCAAGCAGGCGGTGCCTCTGTTCGGTCCTATCGCAATGGAGAGGGGGACATGGGCTATTTTCAGCTTCAAATTCAAGTGTATGGTCGCAAAGAGGAACCATGTGTAGTCTGTGGAACTCCGATTAGTCGCATTGTGGTAGGAGGACGTGGAACTCACTTTTGTGGAAAATGTCAGGTACTAAACAAAAACTAA
- the pstB gene encoding phosphate ABC transporter ATP-binding protein PstB, producing the protein MTISVQNLNLYYGEKHALKDISMEIEEGSVTALIGPSGCGKSTFLRTINRMNDMISNVRITGSIQIQNQEIYDKSVDVEMLRKHVGMVFQAPNPFPKSIYDNVAYGPRIHGEKNRAKLDEMVEKSLRGAALWDEVKDRLKDKATGLSGGQQQRLCIARALAVEPEVLLMDEPTSALDPISTAKIEELVQELKEKYTIVIVTHNMQQAARISDKTAFFLSGDLIEYNSTEMLFSNPKQKETEDYITGRFG; encoded by the coding sequence ATGACGATTTCGGTTCAGAATCTAAACCTTTACTATGGAGAAAAACATGCTCTAAAAGATATTTCAATGGAGATAGAAGAAGGCAGTGTAACTGCCTTGATCGGGCCATCTGGCTGTGGAAAATCAACCTTTTTAAGAACGATTAATCGGATGAATGATATGATATCAAACGTAAGAATAACCGGTTCTATTCAAATACAAAATCAAGAGATCTATGATAAATCAGTTGATGTAGAAATGTTACGTAAGCATGTAGGGATGGTCTTTCAAGCACCTAATCCATTCCCAAAAAGCATTTATGATAACGTAGCATATGGACCACGAATTCATGGTGAAAAAAATCGCGCTAAATTAGATGAAATGGTGGAAAAAAGTTTACGTGGTGCTGCACTTTGGGATGAAGTAAAAGATCGATTAAAAGATAAGGCAACCGGCTTATCAGGAGGTCAGCAACAACGTCTTTGTATTGCTCGTGCCTTGGCTGTTGAGCCAGAGGTATTGTTGATGGATGAGCCTACTTCGGCGTTAGATCCTATTTCTACTGCGAAAATAGAAGAATTAGTACAAGAACTGAAAGAAAAATATACTATTGTAATTGTGACTCACAACATGCAACAAGCAGCACGAATCTCAGACAAGACCGCTTTTTTCCTAAGTGGAGATCTGATTGAATACAACTCCACAGAGATGCTCTTTTCCAATCCAAAACAAAAAGAGACCGAAGACTACATTACGGGTCGTTTCGGTTAA
- a CDS encoding sulfite exporter TauE/SafE family protein, whose product MERLVILALIGFFAQLVDGSLGMAYGLTSTSLLLLFGIAPSIASASVHLAEVVTTAASGISHWKFGNVDRNVVLRLIVPGSLGAFVGACFLSSLPGHLVKPYVSGFLFLLGLYVLLRFVRFPVNTNTSVAPEKRSTNWTDTPLGLVAGFLDATGGGGWGPLTTPVLLARKDLEPRKVIGSVDTSEFAIAVSASLGFLLTLGWQKVDWTWVFLLMGGGVLAAPLAAWIVRKVPPEFLGVSVGGMILVTNAKILLSVLKASDHIIWIVYGLLGVSWLFAIGIAWRNFRRSKS is encoded by the coding sequence ATGGAACGTCTTGTCATTCTGGCTCTTATTGGTTTTTTCGCTCAGTTAGTGGATGGATCACTTGGAATGGCATATGGTCTTACGTCTACCTCTCTCCTTTTACTTTTTGGAATCGCTCCTTCTATTGCTTCTGCGTCTGTTCATTTAGCAGAAGTGGTCACTACTGCTGCTTCGGGAATCTCCCATTGGAAGTTCGGGAATGTAGATCGCAATGTTGTGTTACGACTGATTGTACCTGGTTCCCTTGGAGCATTTGTAGGTGCTTGTTTTTTAAGTTCGTTGCCTGGCCATCTGGTAAAACCTTATGTATCTGGCTTTTTATTTTTACTTGGGTTATATGTCCTTTTACGTTTTGTGCGTTTTCCGGTGAATACAAATACCTCTGTAGCACCAGAAAAGCGGTCTACCAATTGGACAGATACCCCACTTGGTCTAGTTGCTGGTTTTTTAGATGCGACCGGTGGTGGAGGTTGGGGTCCCCTTACCACTCCTGTTTTATTAGCTCGAAAGGATTTGGAGCCTCGAAAAGTGATCGGATCGGTAGATACAAGTGAATTTGCAATTGCTGTTTCTGCTTCTCTCGGTTTTTTACTCACATTAGGGTGGCAAAAAGTTGACTGGACATGGGTTTTTCTATTGATGGGTGGGGGTGTGCTTGCTGCCCCGCTTGCAGCATGGATCGTACGAAAAGTACCGCCAGAATTTTTGGGTGTCAGTGTAGGTGGGATGATTCTAGTTACCAATGCCAAGATACTCTTATCTGTACTAAAAGCTTCAGATCATATTATTTGGATTGTATATGGACTACTTGGAGTAAGTTGGCTGTTCGCAATCGGGATCGCTTGGCGTAATTTTAGACGAAGTAAAAGTTGA
- the phoU gene encoding phosphate signaling complex protein PhoU has product MVRPFDTSLQEIKRLLLQMARMVEISIHQGVQSLQTGNVDLAKKVIQEDIQINEMEDLIDDKVMILIATQQPVARDLRLLIAAIRLANDLERMADLAEDIAEITLELHENNLVIQPQIPEIDKMAEQTQAMVHDGINSYVDGNIMLAKSLAVADDKVDDLYEKVFREMMQRMKDDNQKEVALKICFVARFLERIADHTVNLGESVVFIETGKQRDLN; this is encoded by the coding sequence ATGGTACGTCCATTTGATACATCTCTTCAAGAGATTAAGCGGTTGCTGTTGCAGATGGCAAGAATGGTTGAAATTTCCATTCATCAAGGGGTTCAATCACTCCAAACAGGAAATGTCGATCTCGCTAAAAAAGTGATTCAAGAAGATATTCAAATTAATGAAATGGAAGATTTGATTGATGATAAAGTAATGATTTTGATTGCAACACAGCAACCAGTAGCCAGAGATCTGCGTTTGTTAATTGCTGCGATAAGGTTGGCTAATGACTTAGAGCGTATGGCTGATTTGGCAGAAGATATTGCAGAGATCACACTGGAGTTGCACGAAAATAACTTAGTAATTCAGCCACAAATTCCAGAGATTGATAAAATGGCTGAGCAAACACAAGCGATGGTACATGATGGAATTAATAGTTATGTGGATGGAAATATTATGTTAGCAAAATCGCTTGCTGTTGCGGATGACAAAGTGGATGATCTATATGAAAAAGTGTTCCGAGAAATGATGCAACGTATGAAAGACGATAATCAAAAAGAAGTAGCACTGAAGATTTGCTTCGTAGCACGTTTCTTGGAACGTATTGCAGATCATACGGTAAACTTAGGAGAGAGTGTTGTGTTTATCGAAACGGGTAAACAGCGCGACCTAAATTAG
- the pstC gene encoding phosphate ABC transporter permease subunit PstC → MEQNKIFSRNTHNRQWKEKIIPVLLFLCAIISVVTTLGIVITLIKETLAFFEEVPIKEFFMADQWTALFSGEQQKFGIRPLISGTLLVTVGAAVVAIPIGLASAIYLSEYASDRVRKVVKPILEVLAGIPTIVYGFFAITFITPLLQKIFPDISFFNALSASIAVGIMIIPMIASLSEDAMSAVPNSIREAAYGLGSTRLEVTWKVVVPAAISGIISSFVLALSRAIGETMIVTIAAGATPNLTLNPLESIQTMTAYIVQAAFGDISYDSIEYRSIYAVGFTLFLFTLVMNLIAQYIARKYREEY, encoded by the coding sequence TTGGAACAAAACAAGATATTTAGCCGTAATACTCACAACAGACAATGGAAAGAGAAGATTATTCCTGTTCTTTTGTTTCTATGTGCCATTATCTCCGTTGTAACTACGCTCGGAATAGTAATAACTCTGATCAAGGAAACACTGGCTTTTTTTGAAGAGGTACCAATTAAAGAGTTTTTCATGGCGGATCAATGGACAGCATTATTTTCTGGAGAGCAACAGAAATTTGGTATTCGCCCGTTAATTTCCGGTACGTTATTAGTGACAGTAGGGGCAGCAGTAGTAGCTATACCAATTGGTCTGGCTTCTGCCATCTATCTTAGTGAGTATGCTTCTGATCGAGTACGAAAAGTGGTAAAACCAATTTTGGAAGTTTTAGCAGGTATTCCAACGATTGTTTATGGTTTTTTTGCGATCACCTTTATCACACCGCTTTTACAAAAGATATTTCCTGATATCAGCTTTTTTAATGCATTATCTGCAAGTATCGCAGTTGGTATTATGATTATCCCGATGATTGCTTCATTAAGTGAAGATGCCATGAGTGCAGTACCTAATAGCATACGAGAAGCAGCATATGGACTCGGCTCCACACGTTTAGAAGTTACGTGGAAAGTGGTAGTTCCAGCTGCGATTTCCGGAATTATTTCTTCGTTTGTATTGGCGCTTTCTCGTGCTATTGGAGAGACGATGATCGTAACGATTGCCGCTGGAGCAACTCCTAACTTAACACTGAATCCATTGGAATCTATTCAGACGATGACTGCTTATATTGTACAAGCTGCTTTTGGAGATATTAGTTATGACAGTATTGAATACAGATCCATCTATGCAGTAGGATTTACACTCTTCTTATTCACACTTGTGATGAATCTTATTGCGCAATATATTGCTAGAAAATATCGGGAGGAGTATTAA
- a CDS encoding PstS family phosphate ABC transporter substrate-binding protein, with protein sequence MLKKGLLLGGIMTIAFGALVGCGGGNNATDSQNGGSKLSGTVKIDGSSTVFPISQAIAEEFMKENPGVNVTVSESGTGGGFKKWANGETDINDASRKIKDEEKTNAASKQINPVELPVAFDGISIVVNKQNTWIQDITLEELKKIWEPNSSVKLWSDVRPEWPKEPIKLYGPGNASGTFDYFTEEVVGEAKKSRTDYTASEDDNQLVKGVAGDKNSLGYFGYAYYIENKDQLKVVKVAKEKGTGAIEPSEQTINDQSYPLSRPIFIYASSKALERPEVKAFVKYYLENAKEIAKSVGYIALPDAEYTKGLELVK encoded by the coding sequence ATGTTGAAGAAAGGGCTTTTACTAGGTGGTATCATGACCATCGCATTTGGAGCATTAGTAGGTTGCGGTGGGGGGAATAATGCAACTGACTCCCAAAATGGAGGAAGCAAGCTTTCTGGTACGGTAAAAATCGACGGTTCTTCAACCGTTTTTCCGATTAGCCAAGCTATCGCAGAAGAATTTATGAAAGAAAACCCTGGAGTAAACGTTACAGTGTCAGAGTCAGGAACCGGTGGTGGCTTTAAAAAATGGGCTAACGGGGAGACCGACATTAACGATGCTTCTCGCAAAATTAAGGATGAAGAAAAAACAAATGCGGCTAGCAAACAAATTAACCCAGTGGAATTGCCTGTGGCATTTGATGGAATCTCCATTGTTGTCAACAAGCAAAACACTTGGATTCAAGATATAACGTTAGAAGAATTGAAGAAAATTTGGGAACCAAACAGCTCTGTAAAGCTATGGAGTGATGTGCGTCCTGAATGGCCAAAAGAGCCAATTAAACTTTATGGTCCGGGAAATGCTTCTGGTACATTTGACTACTTTACAGAAGAGGTAGTTGGCGAAGCGAAAAAATCTCGTACGGATTACACTGCAAGTGAAGATGACAATCAGCTTGTAAAAGGGGTAGCAGGAGATAAGAATTCGCTCGGTTACTTCGGTTACGCTTACTATATCGAGAACAAAGATCAACTGAAAGTGGTTAAAGTGGCGAAAGAAAAAGGAACAGGTGCAATCGAGCCTTCCGAACAAACAATCAATGACCAAAGTTATCCTCTTTCCCGTCCAATCTTTATCTATGCAAGTAGCAAAGCATTAGAGCGTCCAGAGGTAAAAGCATTTGTGAAATATTACCTCGAAAATGCAAAAGAAATCGCAAAATCGGTTGGATACATTGCTTTGCCAGATGCTGAGTATACAAAAGGATTGGAACTAGTGAAGTAA
- the polA gene encoding DNA polymerase I, with protein MSKLLLIDGNSIAFRAFFALPLLSNSSGIHTNAVYGFTMMLLKVLEDQKPTHALVAFDAGKVTFRHDDFSEYKGKRERTPSELSEQFPYIREVLDAFGIQHTQKENYEADDIIGTLAKQAAKEGIETEIISGDKDLLQLVNKTVHVLLTRKGITEMDHYDLAKLQEVYGLTPEQIPDLKGFMGDTSDNIPGIPGVGEKTALKLLHQFGTMEETLKRKDEISGKKLKEKVAEYEEQAKLSKKLATIFTEVPISSDLEELEIGDLPYERIIELFRKFEFKTLVDRVQKLATAKGDSVITKTKEQEIAVTVITESNSTLLDELLAKPLLGMEIESTKENPHLADIIGLALSDGEEGYFLDWEFAKENPTFRNWLASDTHEKVVFDIKRNAVLIERAGFKVQGLPFDTLLGAYLLNPSETQLELSDLVTRYLDGGLSSDEEVYGKGAKRKALSAERLAEHLSKKAYFQMKLREKLQEELIKYDLSNLLTDLEIPLTWVLAKMELLGVKVDRERLEEMGVELDQGLRQLTKEIYKLAGTEFNINSPKQLGQILFDKLNLPVIKKTKTGYSTSADVLEKLAPQHEIVEQILVYRQIGKLYSTYVEGLKKEIADDGKIHTRFNQTIAATGRLSSTEPNLQNIPIRLEEGRKIRQIFTPSNPDWKMLAADYSQVELRVLAHISGDGILQEAFRKEQDIHTRTAMDVFGVPEEEVTSLMRRQAKAVNFGIVYGISAFGLSQNLNITNKEAKDFIDRYFATFPGVKKYMESIVDQARQDGYVTTLLNRRRYLPDVHSSDFNRRSFAERTAMNTPIQGSAADIIKYAMVQIDLEMSKRNLQSRMLLQVHDELIFEVPPDELPEMKQLVREQMEQSLELRVPLKVDINVGDTWYEAK; from the coding sequence ATGAGCAAACTACTTTTAATCGATGGAAACAGTATCGCCTTTCGGGCGTTTTTTGCATTACCACTCCTTTCAAATTCGAGCGGGATCCATACCAACGCAGTATATGGATTTACCATGATGCTCCTAAAAGTGTTAGAAGATCAAAAACCAACCCATGCTCTTGTAGCGTTTGATGCTGGGAAGGTAACATTTCGTCATGATGATTTCTCTGAATACAAAGGGAAACGGGAACGTACTCCAAGTGAATTATCTGAGCAATTTCCTTATATACGCGAAGTGTTAGATGCATTTGGAATCCAGCATACACAAAAAGAAAATTACGAGGCCGATGATATTATCGGGACGTTAGCCAAACAAGCGGCAAAAGAAGGTATAGAAACAGAGATTATCAGCGGTGACAAAGATTTATTGCAGTTGGTAAATAAAACAGTACACGTATTACTCACACGTAAAGGAATCACGGAGATGGATCATTATGATCTAGCTAAATTGCAAGAGGTTTATGGTCTAACTCCAGAGCAAATTCCGGATTTAAAAGGGTTTATGGGCGATACTTCTGATAATATCCCTGGCATACCAGGCGTTGGAGAAAAGACAGCATTGAAACTACTTCATCAGTTTGGAACGATGGAGGAGACGTTGAAACGCAAAGATGAGATATCAGGGAAAAAACTAAAAGAGAAGGTAGCTGAGTACGAAGAGCAGGCAAAGTTAAGCAAAAAATTAGCTACGATCTTTACAGAGGTTCCGATTTCATCTGACTTGGAAGAATTAGAGATCGGAGATCTACCCTATGAACGGATTATAGAGCTATTCCGCAAATTTGAATTTAAGACGTTGGTAGATCGGGTTCAAAAATTAGCGACAGCTAAAGGAGATTCTGTGATCACTAAGACGAAAGAACAAGAGATTGCGGTAACGGTGATCACGGAATCAAATAGTACATTACTAGATGAACTATTGGCGAAACCTCTATTGGGAATGGAGATCGAGTCGACGAAAGAAAATCCACATCTGGCAGATATAATTGGACTAGCCCTCTCTGATGGAGAAGAAGGTTACTTCCTTGATTGGGAATTCGCCAAAGAGAATCCAACATTTCGTAATTGGCTTGCTTCGGATACACATGAAAAGGTTGTTTTTGATATCAAGCGAAATGCAGTGCTTATAGAACGTGCAGGTTTTAAAGTTCAGGGTTTGCCGTTTGACACCCTTTTGGGCGCTTATTTACTGAATCCATCTGAAACACAGCTAGAGCTATCAGATCTGGTAACCCGCTACCTTGATGGTGGTCTTTCCTCTGATGAAGAAGTTTATGGGAAAGGTGCGAAACGGAAAGCACTATCAGCAGAACGATTGGCGGAGCATCTGAGCAAAAAAGCGTACTTCCAGATGAAACTGCGAGAAAAACTGCAAGAGGAATTGATAAAATATGATCTATCGAATCTCTTAACCGATTTGGAGATTCCTCTCACTTGGGTACTAGCTAAGATGGAGCTGTTGGGAGTAAAGGTTGATAGAGAACGTTTAGAAGAAATGGGTGTAGAGTTAGACCAAGGACTTCGTCAACTTACTAAGGAGATCTATAAACTCGCAGGAACAGAGTTTAATATTAATTCGCCCAAACAGTTGGGGCAGATTTTATTTGATAAACTCAACTTGCCAGTCATCAAAAAGACCAAAACAGGATATTCCACTAGTGCAGATGTGTTAGAAAAATTGGCACCTCAACATGAAATTGTCGAACAGATCCTCGTCTATCGCCAAATTGGGAAATTATATAGTACCTATGTAGAGGGGCTAAAAAAAGAGATTGCGGATGATGGCAAAATTCACACGCGATTTAATCAGACGATTGCTGCTACGGGGCGTCTGAGCAGTACGGAACCGAATCTACAAAACATTCCTATTCGCTTAGAAGAAGGTCGCAAAATTCGTCAGATCTTTACTCCATCCAATCCGGACTGGAAGATGTTAGCGGCGGATTATTCCCAAGTAGAGTTACGGGTACTGGCTCACATTTCTGGCGATGGAATTTTGCAAGAAGCATTTCGGAAAGAACAGGACATTCACACTCGCACAGCAATGGATGTCTTTGGTGTACCAGAGGAAGAAGTTACCTCTTTGATGAGACGTCAAGCAAAAGCTGTTAACTTTGGAATTGTCTATGGGATCAGTGCGTTTGGCCTATCTCAAAACTTAAATATAACCAATAAAGAGGCTAAAGATTTCATTGATCGATATTTTGCTACCTTTCCAGGAGTAAAGAAATATATGGAATCAATTGTAGATCAAGCACGCCAAGATGGGTATGTGACTACTTTACTAAATCGAAGAAGATACTTGCCAGATGTTCATTCATCTGATTTTAACCGCCGTAGTTTTGCTGAACGAACTGCGATGAATACTCCGATTCAAGGTAGTGCTGCTGACATTATCAAATATGCGATGGTACAAATCGACCTGGAGATGTCCAAGCGAAATCTGCAAAGCCGTATGTTATTGCAGGTTCATGATGAATTGATATTCGAAGTTCCTCCTGATGAGTTACCAGAAATGAAACAGCTTGTGAGGGAGCAGATGGAACAATCACTTGAGCTACGAGTCCCTCTAAAAGTAGACATTAATGTAGGGGACACTTGGTACGAAGCCAAATAA